Proteins encoded together in one Carya illinoinensis cultivar Pawnee chromosome 3, C.illinoinensisPawnee_v1, whole genome shotgun sequence window:
- the LOC122302394 gene encoding DEAD-box ATP-dependent RNA helicase FANCM isoform X3, whose protein sequence is MYNYFRWFPDGKIVFAAPSRPLVMQQIEACHNIVGIPQEWTIDMTGQISPAKRACFWKTKRVFFVTPQVLEKDIQSGTCLVKYLVCLVIDEAHRALGNYSYCVAVRELMAVPVQLRMLALTATPGSKQQTIQHIIDNLNVSTLEYRTESDDDVSPYVHNRKIELIQVAMGQDAVEINNKLSEVIRPIVARLCAVGVLQNRDYQTLSPCELLNFRDKFRQAPPPDLAHIKYNEVEGYFGVLITLYHIRKLLSSHGIRPSYEMLEEKLQQGFFARFMSKNEDIWKVKLLMQQSLSHGAPSPKLSKMLEVLLDHFKTKDPQNSRVIIFSNFRGSVRDIMEALGNIGDLVRATQFIGQSTGKALKGQSQKVQQDVLEKFRAGGYNVIVATSIGEEGLDIMEVDLVICFDANVSPLRMIQRMGRTGRKHDGRVVVLACEGSELKGYMRKQASSKAVRKHMRNGGMNSFNFHSSPRMIPHIYKPEVQFVSLSIAQFVPRGKKVKDNHAIQTSVFEDKLTVAETSLLAKYFHHTDENTWKPSLIAFPHFQTFPSRVHKVMHGCRTGMLIDTMQHLQGLSFSADNKTTDVEDEVLLGKSLVVNVAKQHSTGTEGLLVHNDSLCIKSHREVLGTEVSPREVLRTEEKHSVLDFCGQNPSAHSYLFGSDYVSVDSFGKVLILDVPLLPLKEGPHSKYTTASSTASLNSSKQDFCHLQTSAEDKKELTMQATCVGEITPVNRCIKDETLPTSGLFGSDVKQETTLDGVQNIPERPSLNGIFFSEGDSDGGTPDVEIINEALLLADECRDTFRDIELSPRLTNLIKCGVVPESPIHDKGSPTDEKKNEFLVSDLVSPVQLDTELGVKSSSSGKDERVIMDVIDNGRNGFVSPVNDEIQTPVFKLNNNVSIRGCTSTSPVVEEAQTPFVNLTNNSSNKDWHLSSGDKSESVEQRSKLKRLRKIGDYGKSRNLKSMKENLVVPIANLARSFSSTSCIQNKNARGRKNPVKDVRAFVEEEAEVSSDVDASDDEEDDQDYNSYDSFIDDRMSPTASSTPAESCRIDMMAIYRRSLLSQSPMERQHNHFATFSPISVAPMSRIGENGSSSGKTLCSLRMPQTDSAIQLAGRNSESFQTSRISSQVPCTTIVTIKEDQEMETRKRKLSLYQSESTPTINLETEFLLQSEAAGRESLHCDTNGDANKDAFYDDQFYEDLDLDAVEAQATLLLKQKSELPHPKNPTPGSPSFDLGI, encoded by the exons ATGTACAACTACTTCAGATGGTTTCCTGATG GAAAAATAGTCTTTGCTGCTCCTTCTCGACCCCTTGTCATGCAACAGATAGAAGCATGTCATAATATTGTAGGAATTCCTCAA GAATGGACAATTGATATGACGGGTCAGATAAGTCCTGCAAAGAGAGCATGCTTTTGGAAAACTAAACGAGTTTTCTTTGTCACTCCACAAGTGCTGGAAAAAGATATTCAGTCTG GCACATGTTTGGTGAAATATTTGGTGTGTTTGGTGATTGATGAAGCTCATCGAGCATTGggaaattattcttattgtgTTGCAGTCCGAGAG CTAATGGCTGTACCAGTGCAACTGAGAATGCTAGCTTTGACTGCAACACCAGGAT CAAAGCAGCAGACCATCCAGCATATTATTGATAACTTGAATGTATCAACACTTGAATATCGCActgaaagtgatgatgatgtTAGCCCATATGTGCACAACAGGAAAATAGAGTTGATCCAG GTTGCAATGGGGCAAGATGCggtagaaataaataataagctcTCAGAAGTAATACGTCCAATTGTAGCCAGGCTTTGTGCTGTTGGAGTTCTCCAGAATAGAGACTATCAAACC TTGAGCCCATGTGAGTTACTTAACTTTAGGGATAAATTTCGTCAAGCACCCCCACCAGACCTTGCCCACATTAAGTATAATGAAGTGGAAGGATATTTTGGAGTTCTTATTACTCTTTATCATATTCGTAAGCTACTCTCAAGCCATGGGATAAGGCCATCATATGAAATGCTTGAAGAGAAGTTGCAACAAGG GTTTTTTGCAAGATTTATGAGTAAAAATGAAGATATATGGAAAGTGAAACTCTTAATGCAGCAAAGCCTGTCGCATGGTGCACCAAGTCCGAAATTGTCCAAAATGTTAGAAGTACTGCTTGATCATTTCA AAACAAAGGATCCACAAAACTCAAGGgttattattttctcaaattttaggGGAAGTGTCAG GGACATAATGGAAGCACTAGGGAATATCGGGGATTTAGTTAGAGCTACCCAGTTTATTGGCCAAAGCACAG GAAAAGCATTGAAAGGCCAGTCACAAAAAGTTCAACAGGATGTTTTGGAG AAATTTCGGGCCGGTGGTTACAATGTCATTGTTGCCACATCAATTGGTGAAGAAGGCCTGGATATCATGGAAGTTGATCTTGTAATATGTTTTGATGCTAATGTGTCGCCATTGAGGATGATTCAGCGCATGGGAAGAACTGGAAGAAAGCATGATGGACGAGTTG TAGTTTTAGCTTGTGAAGGTTCAGAACTGAAGGGTTACATGCGAAAACAGGCAAGCAGCAAGGCTGTTAGAAAACACATGCGAAATGGGGGAATGAATAGTTTTAACTTTCATTCTAGTCCAAGGATG ATTCCCCATATTTACAAACCGGAAGTCCAATTTGTTTCACTGTCGATTGCACAATTCGTTCCACGGggaaagaaagtgaaagataaTCATGCTATTCAAACATCTGTGTTTGAAGACAAACTAACTGTTGCTGAGACTAGTTTACTTGCCAAGTATTTCCACCATACAGATGAGAACACGTGGAAGCCATCTCTTATTGCCTTTCCTCACTTCCAGACATTTCCATCTAGAGTGCATAAGGTAATGCATGGATGTAGAACCGGGATGCTGATTGATACAATGCAACATTTGCAAGGACTATCCTTTTCCGCAGACAATAAAACCACTGATGTTGAG gATGAAGTCCTTCTAGGAAAGAGTTTGGTGGTCAATGTTGCTAAACAGCACAGCACTGGAACAGAAG GTTTGCTAGTTCACAATGATTCTCTATGCATAAAATCACACAGAGAAGTATTGGGCACTGAAGTATCACCTAGGGAGGTTTTAAGAACTGAGGAGAAGCATAGTGTGCTTGATTTCTGTGGCCAAAATCCTTCTGCACACTCGTACCTCTTTGGTTCAGATTATGTATCTGTTGATTCTTTTGGAAAAGTCTTAATTTTAGATGTCCCTTTACTTCCTTTGAAAGAAGGGCCACATTCTAAGTATACAACTGCAAGCAGTACAGCGTCTTTGAATTCTTCAAAGCAAGATTTCTGCCATTTGCAGACTTCAGCTGAAGACAAGAAGGAACTAACTATGCAAGCTACATGTGTTGGAGAAATAACTCCCGTAAATAGATGCATAAAGGATGAGACTTTGCCAACATCTGGATTATTTGGCTCTGATGTCAAGCAAGAGACGACATTGGATGGAGTTCAGAATATTCCCGAAAGACCAAGTttaaatggaattttttttagtgAAGGAGATAGTGATGGTGGGACCCCGGATGTTGAGATTATAAATGAAGCACTTCTTCTTGCTGATGAATGCAGAGACACTTTCAGAGATATTGAGCTCAGTCCACGGCTGACTAATTTGATTAAATGCGGTGTTGTTCCAGAGTCTCCTATTCATGATAAAG GATCACCAActgatgaaaagaaaaatgagtttcTGGTTTCTGACCTTGTTTCACCTGTCCAATTGGACACTGAACTGGGAGTGAAGTCTTCAAGTTCAGGAAAAGATGAACGGGTCATTATGGACGTTATCGACAATGGAAGAAATGGTTTTGTTTCTCCTGTCAATGATGAAATTCAAACTCCTGTTTTTAAGTTGAACAATAATGTCAGTATAAGAGGATGCACCTCCACTTCTCCAGTTGTTGAGGAAGCCCAAACTCCCTTTGTAAACCTGACAAACAATAGCTCTAACAAAGATTGGCATTTGAGTTCTGGAGATAAGTCTGAAAGTGTTGAACAGAGAAGTAAGCTTAAAAGATTGCGCAAAATTGGAGATTATGGGAAAAGCAGAAATCTAAAGAGCATGAAAGAAAATCTTGTTGTTCCAATAGCAAACCTTGCAAGATCATTTTCTAGCACCAGTTGTATCCAAAATAAGAATGCCAGAG GTAGAAAGAATCCAGTCAAAGATGTCAGGGCCTTTGTTGAGGAGGAAGCTGA GGTGTCTTCAGACGTTGATGCATCTGATGACGAGGAAGATGACCAGGACTACAATTCATACGATAGTTTCATAGATGACAGGATGAGTCCAACTGCCTCAAGTACTCCAGCTGAAAGTTGTAGAATTGACATGATGGCAATTTACAG GCGTTCTTTGCTCAGCCAATCACCAATGGAGAGGCAGCATAACCACTTTGCCACCTTTAGTCCTATCTCTGTGGCTCCGATGAGCAGGATAGGTGAAAATGGAAGTTCTTCGGGCAAGACTCTATGCTCTCTTCGAATGCCACAAACTGACTCTGCAATTCAATTAGCAGGAAGAAATTCAGAATCCTTTCAAACGAGCAGGATCTCTTCACAAGTGCCATGTACAACCATTGTTACCATAAAGGAAGATCAGGAGATGGAAACTAGAAAGAGAAAATTAAGTTTATATCAATCAGAATCGACTCCTACAATTAACTTAGAGACAGAATTCTTGCTTCAATCAGAGGCTGCAGGCAGGGAATCATTACATTGTGACACTAATGGAGATGCAAATAAGGATGCTTTTTATGATGATCAATTTTATGAAGATCTTGACCTTGATGCGGTGGAGGCACAGGCTACCTTGCTTCTCAAACAGAAATCTGAGCTTCCTCACCCAAAAAACCCGACACCCGGTTCTCCATCATTTGATCTTGGGATATGA
- the LOC122302394 gene encoding DEAD-box ATP-dependent RNA helicase FANCM isoform X1: MTSAITNQIIDEDDDGFDWEAAVREIDVACQTAKPCTPRPDQFSHFAPTISNFHYSKNKKRAVPSRQSTLDKFVAKAGPPRPRSEEPDQDRAQGDKGVGYIDIDADAAKTWIYPVNVPLRDYQFAITKKALFSNTLVALPTGLGKTLIAAVVMYNYFRWFPDGKIVFAAPSRPLVMQQIEACHNIVGIPQEWTIDMTGQISPAKRACFWKTKRVFFVTPQVLEKDIQSGTCLVKYLVCLVIDEAHRALGNYSYCVAVRELMAVPVQLRMLALTATPGSKQQTIQHIIDNLNVSTLEYRTESDDDVSPYVHNRKIELIQVAMGQDAVEINNKLSEVIRPIVARLCAVGVLQNRDYQTLSPCELLNFRDKFRQAPPPDLAHIKYNEVEGYFGVLITLYHIRKLLSSHGIRPSYEMLEEKLQQGFFARFMSKNEDIWKVKLLMQQSLSHGAPSPKLSKMLEVLLDHFKTKDPQNSRVIIFSNFRGSVRDIMEALGNIGDLVRATQFIGQSTGKALKGQSQKVQQDVLEKFRAGGYNVIVATSIGEEGLDIMEVDLVICFDANVSPLRMIQRMGRTGRKHDGRVVVLACEGSELKGYMRKQASSKAVRKHMRNGGMNSFNFHSSPRMIPHIYKPEVQFVSLSIAQFVPRGKKVKDNHAIQTSVFEDKLTVAETSLLAKYFHHTDENTWKPSLIAFPHFQTFPSRVHKVMHGCRTGMLIDTMQHLQGLSFSADNKTTDVEDEVLLGKSLVVNVAKQHSTGTEGLLVHNDSLCIKSHREVLGTEVSPREVLRTEEKHSVLDFCGQNPSAHSYLFGSDYVSVDSFGKVLILDVPLLPLKEGPHSKYTTASSTASLNSSKQDFCHLQTSAEDKKELTMQATCVGEITPVNRCIKDETLPTSGLFGSDVKQETTLDGVQNIPERPSLNGIFFSEGDSDGGTPDVEIINEALLLADECRDTFRDIELSPRLTNLIKCGVVPESPIHDKGSPTDEKKNEFLVSDLVSPVQLDTELGVKSSSSGKDERVIMDVIDNGRNGFVSPVNDEIQTPVFKLNNNVSIRGCTSTSPVVEEAQTPFVNLTNNSSNKDWHLSSGDKSESVEQRSKLKRLRKIGDYGKSRNLKSMKENLVVPIANLARSFSSTSCIQNKNARGRKNPVKDVRAFVEEEAEVSSDVDASDDEEDDQDYNSYDSFIDDRMSPTASSTPAESCRIDMMAIYRRSLLSQSPMERQHNHFATFSPISVAPMSRIGENGSSSGKTLCSLRMPQTDSAIQLAGRNSESFQTSRISSQVPCTTIVTIKEDQEMETRKRKLSLYQSESTPTINLETEFLLQSEAAGRESLHCDTNGDANKDAFYDDQFYEDLDLDAVEAQATLLLKQKSELPHPKNPTPGSPSFDLGI, encoded by the exons ATGACCTCAGCCATTACTAACCAAATAATCGATGAAGACGATGAT GGTTTTGATTGGGAAGCAGCCGTTAGAGAAATCGATGTGGCTTGCCAAACCGCGAAGCCCTGCACTCCACGACCGGACCAATTTTCCCATTTTGCCCCTaccatttcaaattttcattattCTAAGAATAAGAAAAGGGCCGTGCCTTCTCGGCAATCTACGCTCGATAAATTTGTCGCCAAGGCGGGCCCACCGAGGCCTCGTTCGGAGGAACCGGATCAAGATCGTGCTCAGGGTGATAAAGGGGTCGGATACATTGACATTGATGCCGACGCAGCCAAAACTTGGATATACCCAG TTAATGTTCCTCTTCGGGACTATCAATTTGCTATTACCAAGAAGGCGTTATTTTCTAATACACTGGTGGCATTGCCTACTGGACTTGGGAAGACACTTATTGCTGCAGTTGTTATGTACAACTACTTCAGATGGTTTCCTGATG GAAAAATAGTCTTTGCTGCTCCTTCTCGACCCCTTGTCATGCAACAGATAGAAGCATGTCATAATATTGTAGGAATTCCTCAA GAATGGACAATTGATATGACGGGTCAGATAAGTCCTGCAAAGAGAGCATGCTTTTGGAAAACTAAACGAGTTTTCTTTGTCACTCCACAAGTGCTGGAAAAAGATATTCAGTCTG GCACATGTTTGGTGAAATATTTGGTGTGTTTGGTGATTGATGAAGCTCATCGAGCATTGggaaattattcttattgtgTTGCAGTCCGAGAG CTAATGGCTGTACCAGTGCAACTGAGAATGCTAGCTTTGACTGCAACACCAGGAT CAAAGCAGCAGACCATCCAGCATATTATTGATAACTTGAATGTATCAACACTTGAATATCGCActgaaagtgatgatgatgtTAGCCCATATGTGCACAACAGGAAAATAGAGTTGATCCAG GTTGCAATGGGGCAAGATGCggtagaaataaataataagctcTCAGAAGTAATACGTCCAATTGTAGCCAGGCTTTGTGCTGTTGGAGTTCTCCAGAATAGAGACTATCAAACC TTGAGCCCATGTGAGTTACTTAACTTTAGGGATAAATTTCGTCAAGCACCCCCACCAGACCTTGCCCACATTAAGTATAATGAAGTGGAAGGATATTTTGGAGTTCTTATTACTCTTTATCATATTCGTAAGCTACTCTCAAGCCATGGGATAAGGCCATCATATGAAATGCTTGAAGAGAAGTTGCAACAAGG GTTTTTTGCAAGATTTATGAGTAAAAATGAAGATATATGGAAAGTGAAACTCTTAATGCAGCAAAGCCTGTCGCATGGTGCACCAAGTCCGAAATTGTCCAAAATGTTAGAAGTACTGCTTGATCATTTCA AAACAAAGGATCCACAAAACTCAAGGgttattattttctcaaattttaggGGAAGTGTCAG GGACATAATGGAAGCACTAGGGAATATCGGGGATTTAGTTAGAGCTACCCAGTTTATTGGCCAAAGCACAG GAAAAGCATTGAAAGGCCAGTCACAAAAAGTTCAACAGGATGTTTTGGAG AAATTTCGGGCCGGTGGTTACAATGTCATTGTTGCCACATCAATTGGTGAAGAAGGCCTGGATATCATGGAAGTTGATCTTGTAATATGTTTTGATGCTAATGTGTCGCCATTGAGGATGATTCAGCGCATGGGAAGAACTGGAAGAAAGCATGATGGACGAGTTG TAGTTTTAGCTTGTGAAGGTTCAGAACTGAAGGGTTACATGCGAAAACAGGCAAGCAGCAAGGCTGTTAGAAAACACATGCGAAATGGGGGAATGAATAGTTTTAACTTTCATTCTAGTCCAAGGATG ATTCCCCATATTTACAAACCGGAAGTCCAATTTGTTTCACTGTCGATTGCACAATTCGTTCCACGGggaaagaaagtgaaagataaTCATGCTATTCAAACATCTGTGTTTGAAGACAAACTAACTGTTGCTGAGACTAGTTTACTTGCCAAGTATTTCCACCATACAGATGAGAACACGTGGAAGCCATCTCTTATTGCCTTTCCTCACTTCCAGACATTTCCATCTAGAGTGCATAAGGTAATGCATGGATGTAGAACCGGGATGCTGATTGATACAATGCAACATTTGCAAGGACTATCCTTTTCCGCAGACAATAAAACCACTGATGTTGAG gATGAAGTCCTTCTAGGAAAGAGTTTGGTGGTCAATGTTGCTAAACAGCACAGCACTGGAACAGAAG GTTTGCTAGTTCACAATGATTCTCTATGCATAAAATCACACAGAGAAGTATTGGGCACTGAAGTATCACCTAGGGAGGTTTTAAGAACTGAGGAGAAGCATAGTGTGCTTGATTTCTGTGGCCAAAATCCTTCTGCACACTCGTACCTCTTTGGTTCAGATTATGTATCTGTTGATTCTTTTGGAAAAGTCTTAATTTTAGATGTCCCTTTACTTCCTTTGAAAGAAGGGCCACATTCTAAGTATACAACTGCAAGCAGTACAGCGTCTTTGAATTCTTCAAAGCAAGATTTCTGCCATTTGCAGACTTCAGCTGAAGACAAGAAGGAACTAACTATGCAAGCTACATGTGTTGGAGAAATAACTCCCGTAAATAGATGCATAAAGGATGAGACTTTGCCAACATCTGGATTATTTGGCTCTGATGTCAAGCAAGAGACGACATTGGATGGAGTTCAGAATATTCCCGAAAGACCAAGTttaaatggaattttttttagtgAAGGAGATAGTGATGGTGGGACCCCGGATGTTGAGATTATAAATGAAGCACTTCTTCTTGCTGATGAATGCAGAGACACTTTCAGAGATATTGAGCTCAGTCCACGGCTGACTAATTTGATTAAATGCGGTGTTGTTCCAGAGTCTCCTATTCATGATAAAG GATCACCAActgatgaaaagaaaaatgagtttcTGGTTTCTGACCTTGTTTCACCTGTCCAATTGGACACTGAACTGGGAGTGAAGTCTTCAAGTTCAGGAAAAGATGAACGGGTCATTATGGACGTTATCGACAATGGAAGAAATGGTTTTGTTTCTCCTGTCAATGATGAAATTCAAACTCCTGTTTTTAAGTTGAACAATAATGTCAGTATAAGAGGATGCACCTCCACTTCTCCAGTTGTTGAGGAAGCCCAAACTCCCTTTGTAAACCTGACAAACAATAGCTCTAACAAAGATTGGCATTTGAGTTCTGGAGATAAGTCTGAAAGTGTTGAACAGAGAAGTAAGCTTAAAAGATTGCGCAAAATTGGAGATTATGGGAAAAGCAGAAATCTAAAGAGCATGAAAGAAAATCTTGTTGTTCCAATAGCAAACCTTGCAAGATCATTTTCTAGCACCAGTTGTATCCAAAATAAGAATGCCAGAG GTAGAAAGAATCCAGTCAAAGATGTCAGGGCCTTTGTTGAGGAGGAAGCTGA GGTGTCTTCAGACGTTGATGCATCTGATGACGAGGAAGATGACCAGGACTACAATTCATACGATAGTTTCATAGATGACAGGATGAGTCCAACTGCCTCAAGTACTCCAGCTGAAAGTTGTAGAATTGACATGATGGCAATTTACAG GCGTTCTTTGCTCAGCCAATCACCAATGGAGAGGCAGCATAACCACTTTGCCACCTTTAGTCCTATCTCTGTGGCTCCGATGAGCAGGATAGGTGAAAATGGAAGTTCTTCGGGCAAGACTCTATGCTCTCTTCGAATGCCACAAACTGACTCTGCAATTCAATTAGCAGGAAGAAATTCAGAATCCTTTCAAACGAGCAGGATCTCTTCACAAGTGCCATGTACAACCATTGTTACCATAAAGGAAGATCAGGAGATGGAAACTAGAAAGAGAAAATTAAGTTTATATCAATCAGAATCGACTCCTACAATTAACTTAGAGACAGAATTCTTGCTTCAATCAGAGGCTGCAGGCAGGGAATCATTACATTGTGACACTAATGGAGATGCAAATAAGGATGCTTTTTATGATGATCAATTTTATGAAGATCTTGACCTTGATGCGGTGGAGGCACAGGCTACCTTGCTTCTCAAACAGAAATCTGAGCTTCCTCACCCAAAAAACCCGACACCCGGTTCTCCATCATTTGATCTTGGGATATGA